Proteins encoded within one genomic window of Amycolatopsis sp. 2-15:
- a CDS encoding gas vesicle protein: protein MTLPARAGNRNVALIDLLDRVLAGGVVVSGEITLSIADVDLVHVSLRTLITSITALQAPHE from the coding sequence ATGACCTTGCCGGCGCGTGCCGGGAACCGCAACGTCGCCCTGATCGACCTGCTCGACCGCGTACTCGCGGGCGGGGTCGTGGTGAGCGGCGAAATCACCCTGTCGATCGCCGACGTCGATCTCGTGCACGTCTCCCTGCGCACCCTGATCACGTCGATCACGGCATTGCAGGCCCCTCATGAATAA